The following are encoded together in the Dyella terrae genome:
- a CDS encoding TonB-dependent siderophore receptor, with protein MTIKLLAGAVLAALLFPHAALAVTGNPLSTEAADAPASESQAKKLSSVDVQASVTTLDAQTADSATKTRTSLIETPQVVSVVTQEQMRMRGAQSVIQALGYSAGVAGYGPDSRSDWYTVIRGFWPSIYLDGLQLPVTMNLASWITDPYQLERVDVLHGPSSVLYGQGEPGGTVDMVSKVAGGAPVHEVQFQLGDHARKQLAADYGGHLDAAGNWSYRVVALGRNQDVANSPFRSSRVMLAPSVAWKPSTDTSLVITANYLRDHANYAGNFLPAEGTILPSPYGRISPHTYTGDADFTKYHKVEYAFGYQFQHRFNDIWTFRQNTRYSRTWLDNNMVYGIGMAEDGHSIDRYAGIAKPDYRRLAIDNQMEGHFQKGAFEHTVLVGVDYQHQRTDDPENYALAPPIDLYNPVYLPIDLAIFAPGGANYPQDIRQTQKQLGLYAQDQIKYADHWVFVLSGRQDWSRLSSIDHAVPDATTARQNDHAFTGRAGVVYLADNGLAPYLSYSESFNPTTTPNAYGAPFRPTTGKQYEAGLRFQPPGGRTSLTAAVFQIHQQNVLTPNPDQLNFPNGSLQTGEVRSRGVELEARTAFGDGFNLLGAYTYQDVRNTKANDNTLNKWQTSIPIPHELASVWADYTIPQGDWAGLGVGAGARYTSSSRGAPDNSLRVPGYTLIDATAFYQLPQWRLALNLSNLANKVYVAGCYDATRCIYGPGRTAMLTATYDW; from the coding sequence ATGACCATCAAACTTCTGGCCGGCGCCGTGCTGGCTGCGCTTCTGTTTCCTCACGCGGCTCTCGCCGTCACTGGTAACCCGCTATCCACCGAGGCGGCCGATGCTCCCGCTTCGGAAAGTCAGGCCAAGAAGCTTTCTTCCGTGGACGTGCAAGCCAGTGTGACCACGCTGGATGCGCAAACCGCTGACTCGGCGACAAAAACCCGCACGTCACTCATCGAAACACCCCAGGTGGTATCGGTGGTCACGCAGGAACAGATGCGCATGCGCGGTGCGCAGAGCGTGATTCAGGCACTGGGCTATTCCGCAGGCGTTGCCGGCTACGGTCCGGATTCGCGTTCGGATTGGTACACCGTCATTCGCGGTTTTTGGCCGTCCATTTATCTGGACGGCCTGCAACTGCCGGTGACCATGAATCTAGCCAGTTGGATCACCGACCCTTATCAGTTGGAACGCGTCGACGTGCTGCATGGCCCCTCTTCCGTACTCTATGGGCAGGGCGAACCCGGCGGCACAGTGGACATGGTAAGCAAAGTGGCCGGTGGCGCGCCGGTACACGAGGTGCAATTCCAGTTGGGCGATCACGCACGCAAACAGCTGGCTGCCGACTATGGAGGCCATCTCGACGCCGCGGGCAACTGGTCGTACCGCGTGGTCGCACTAGGCCGCAATCAGGACGTCGCCAACTCGCCGTTTCGTTCGTCGCGCGTGATGTTGGCGCCCTCGGTGGCCTGGAAACCGTCGACCGATACATCACTGGTCATCACCGCCAACTACCTGCGCGACCATGCCAACTACGCCGGCAACTTCCTGCCGGCTGAAGGCACCATTCTGCCCAGCCCGTATGGTCGCATTTCGCCGCACACGTACACCGGCGATGCGGACTTCACCAAGTACCACAAGGTCGAATACGCCTTCGGCTATCAGTTCCAGCATCGATTCAACGACATCTGGACCTTCCGGCAGAACACGCGCTACTCGCGTACCTGGCTGGATAACAACATGGTCTACGGCATTGGCATGGCCGAGGATGGTCACAGCATCGATCGCTACGCAGGCATCGCCAAGCCCGACTACCGACGCCTGGCTATCGACAATCAGATGGAAGGCCATTTCCAGAAAGGCGCTTTCGAGCATACGGTACTGGTGGGTGTCGATTACCAGCATCAGCGCACCGATGACCCGGAAAATTACGCTCTGGCGCCACCCATCGATCTGTACAACCCGGTGTACTTGCCGATCGATCTGGCGATCTTCGCCCCTGGCGGAGCCAACTATCCACAGGACATCCGCCAGACCCAGAAACAGTTGGGCCTTTATGCGCAGGATCAGATCAAGTACGCCGACCACTGGGTGTTCGTGCTGTCAGGCCGTCAAGACTGGAGCCGCCTGAGTTCGATTGACCATGCCGTACCCGATGCCACGACGGCACGCCAGAACGATCATGCGTTCACCGGCCGCGCAGGCGTGGTGTATCTGGCCGACAACGGTCTGGCGCCCTACTTGAGCTATTCGGAATCGTTTAACCCGACCACCACACCAAACGCCTACGGAGCACCGTTCCGACCGACCACCGGCAAGCAGTACGAGGCAGGCCTGCGCTTCCAGCCACCGGGCGGTCGCACCTCGCTTACTGCAGCGGTGTTCCAGATCCACCAACAGAACGTGCTTACGCCGAACCCAGACCAGCTGAACTTCCCCAATGGCTCGCTGCAGACCGGTGAAGTGCGCTCGCGTGGCGTGGAGCTCGAAGCTCGCACAGCATTCGGCGACGGCTTCAACCTGCTGGGTGCCTATACCTATCAAGACGTGCGCAACACCAAGGCCAACGACAACACGCTGAATAAGTGGCAGACCTCCATTCCCATCCCGCACGAACTCGCTTCCGTATGGGCCGACTACACCATCCCACAGGGTGACTGGGCGGGCCTGGGCGTAGGTGCTGGTGCGCGCTATACCAGCTCGTCGCGCGGCGCTCCGGACAACTCGTTGCGCGTGCCTGGCTACACGCTGATCGACGCCACGGCGTTCTACCAGTTGCCGCAGTGGCGCCTGGCTCTGAATCTGAGCAACCTGGCGAACAAGGTGTATGTCGCCGGCTGCTATGACGCCACTCGCTGCATCTACGGCCCCGGCCGCACCGCCATGCTCACGGCCACCTATGACTGGTGA
- a CDS encoding MerR family DNA-binding protein, whose amino-acid sequence MNTPNSSMTIGAVARRVGVAIDTIRYYEREGLLPEPLRRASGYRSYDEGAVRQLRFIRRAKDLGFTLEEIRDLLTLSADRQRGVKAVKKRAEERLAAIDERIAELTRVRDGLEQLIEACPGHGSPEQCPILKALTDMEGEA is encoded by the coding sequence ATGAACACTCCCAACAGTTCCATGACCATCGGGGCGGTCGCGCGGCGGGTCGGCGTGGCGATCGACACTATTCGTTACTACGAGCGGGAGGGGCTGTTGCCGGAACCGTTGCGACGCGCGTCCGGCTATCGCAGCTATGACGAGGGCGCGGTGCGCCAGTTGCGTTTTATCCGGCGCGCGAAGGATCTGGGTTTCACGCTCGAAGAGATTCGCGATCTGCTGACGCTATCTGCCGATCGGCAGCGCGGCGTGAAGGCGGTGAAGAAGCGCGCGGAAGAACGCCTCGCCGCTATCGATGAGCGCATTGCGGAACTGACTCGCGTGCGCGATGGGTTGGAGCAACTGATCGAGGCCTGTCCAGGTCACGGCTCGCCGGAGCAGTGCCCAATCCTCAAGGCGCTGACGGACATGGAGGGCGAGGCATGA
- the folC gene encoding bifunctional tetrahydrofolate synthase/dihydrofolate synthase, with protein sequence MIRTLDEWLSYQERVNVRSIELGLDRVREVWQRMGAPVLARRVITVGGTNGKGSTVAMLEAMLAAAGLHVGCYTSPHLLRYNERIRINGHDASDDVLIASFERIEAARGEIPLTYFEFGTLAALDLFARAELDVAVLEVGLGGRLDAVNIIDADVVVITTVDLDHMDWLGPDRDSIGREKAGIARVGRPAIVGEIDPPAGLLQALERISAHVERVGTDFSVQRDPVGWRWRHRDGLVLSLPDPALAAPVQYANAAASIAALHALQGVDAAFGALDLGAAAANGMRSAHVTARLQVLGGDPPLVVDVGHNPQAARALAEWLDARPGVRVHAVYGALADKDVAGVIAALGERIAHWHLAGLERDTPRGLAADVLVSQLKSVLPGALFDAHPDVSSALKAAQSSAKPGECVLAFGSFFVASVVLAESGGRNSA encoded by the coding sequence ATGATCCGTACTCTCGACGAATGGTTGTCTTATCAGGAGCGCGTGAACGTGCGCAGCATCGAGCTGGGGCTCGATCGGGTACGTGAGGTGTGGCAGCGCATGGGGGCTCCCGTGCTGGCGCGGCGTGTGATCACCGTAGGCGGCACCAATGGCAAGGGCTCGACGGTCGCCATGCTGGAAGCGATGCTCGCAGCCGCCGGCCTGCACGTAGGCTGCTATACCTCGCCACACTTGCTTCGCTATAACGAGCGCATCCGCATCAATGGACACGACGCCAGCGATGACGTGCTGATCGCGAGCTTCGAGCGCATCGAAGCGGCACGTGGCGAGATTCCACTGACTTACTTCGAGTTCGGCACGCTCGCTGCGCTGGATCTGTTCGCGCGGGCTGAGCTGGACGTTGCCGTGCTGGAAGTGGGGCTGGGCGGCCGGCTCGATGCGGTGAACATCATCGATGCCGACGTCGTGGTGATCACCACGGTCGACCTGGACCATATGGACTGGCTGGGCCCAGACCGCGACAGCATTGGCAGGGAGAAGGCCGGCATTGCGAGGGTGGGACGGCCGGCCATCGTGGGCGAGATCGATCCTCCGGCTGGCCTGCTGCAGGCGCTGGAGCGCATTAGCGCTCACGTTGAGCGGGTAGGCACGGATTTCAGCGTGCAACGCGATCCGGTGGGTTGGCGCTGGCGTCACCGAGACGGGCTGGTCCTGTCGCTACCCGATCCCGCATTGGCGGCGCCCGTGCAATATGCCAACGCGGCGGCATCGATCGCTGCCTTGCACGCGCTGCAGGGCGTGGATGCAGCGTTCGGCGCCCTGGATCTCGGCGCGGCTGCCGCCAATGGCATGCGCTCGGCGCACGTGACGGCGCGTCTGCAGGTGCTCGGCGGCGATCCTCCGCTGGTGGTGGACGTTGGCCACAACCCGCAAGCCGCGCGAGCCTTGGCCGAATGGTTGGACGCTCGGCCCGGCGTCCGCGTGCATGCCGTCTATGGCGCGCTCGCTGATAAGGACGTGGCGGGTGTGATCGCGGCACTCGGCGAGCGCATCGCACATTGGCATCTGGCTGGGCTGGAGCGGGATACGCCGCGTGGACTTGCTGCCGACGTGCTCGTCAGCCAGCTCAAGTCCGTGCTGCCTGGAGCACTTTTCGACGCGCATCCGGATGTGTCCAGTGCGCTCAAAGCAGCGCAATCCTCGGCGAAGCCGGGCGAATGCGTGCTGGCTTTCGGCTCGTTTTTCGTCGCCTCCGTGGTGCTTGCTGAATCAGGCGGACGGAATTCGGCCTGA
- a CDS encoding heavy metal translocating P-type ATPase, with protein MSTEEHACCSTKPQPEPEAKASCCGGKAAATPAQHHHEHHHHDHGAHHDHAVTAAKDPVCGMSVDPATAKHQAEHEGQTLYFCAQRCKEKFLADPASYLSPPKEPAPVLAGAIYTCPMHPEVQQVGPGRCPKCGMALEPMMPSLDEDDGHELRAMSRRFWTLVALTLPVFLLAMGPHLFGWHLPSPWDGVAAWVEAVLSTVVVLWGGAAFFARGWQSLKPWSPNMYTLIALGTGVAWLYSAVAFLAPSLFPAGFQDMHGRVGVYFESAAVIVTLVTLGDFLELRARRRTGAALKALLELAPKTARRVSADGSEHDVPLEDVHAGDTLRVRPGEKVPVDGVVLDGNSHVDESMLTGEPLPVGKAKGDRITGGTVNQDGALLMRAEKVGAETMLSQIVSLVAQAQRSKAPLQRVADRVAAWFVPAVVAVAVLAFALWAWLGPDPKLAYALISAVSVLIIACPCALGLATPISIMVASGRAAQNGVLFRDASAIESLRDIDTLVVDKTGTLTEGKPTLKDVVSLGGYPRAQLLAMAAALERPSEHPLARAILAGAASEGLAVPAVAHFRTLTGAGVEGEVDGHAIALGNLRLLSNAGVQPDTAVMAKADALRSEGATVMFLTVDGALAGLIAVADRVKASTPQAIRDLHAAGLRIVMLTGDNLATAKAVAGSLGIDEVHADVSPADKAAVIQQLRAQGRRVAMAGDGINDAPALALADVGIAMGTGTDIAMESAQVTLVKGELTAIVRARTLSQATVKNIRQNLFFAFVYNAVGVPLAAGLLYPLMGVMLSPMVAALAMSLSSVSVVSNALRLRRVAL; from the coding sequence ATGAGTACGGAAGAGCACGCCTGCTGCAGCACGAAGCCGCAACCCGAGCCTGAAGCGAAGGCATCGTGCTGTGGCGGCAAGGCCGCAGCGACTCCTGCGCAGCATCACCACGAACATCACCACCACGACCACGGTGCACACCACGACCATGCCGTGACAGCGGCGAAGGATCCGGTATGCGGCATGAGTGTCGATCCTGCCACCGCGAAGCACCAGGCTGAGCATGAGGGCCAGACGCTCTACTTCTGCGCTCAGCGCTGCAAAGAGAAATTCCTCGCCGATCCTGCGAGTTATCTAAGCCCGCCCAAGGAGCCGGCACCGGTGCTCGCGGGCGCTATCTACACCTGTCCCATGCACCCGGAGGTGCAGCAGGTGGGGCCGGGGCGTTGCCCAAAGTGCGGCATGGCGCTGGAACCGATGATGCCTAGCCTCGACGAGGACGATGGCCATGAACTGCGCGCCATGTCGCGTCGTTTCTGGACACTCGTCGCGTTGACGCTGCCGGTGTTCCTGCTTGCGATGGGGCCACATCTATTCGGCTGGCATTTGCCGTCCCCATGGGATGGCGTGGCGGCGTGGGTTGAGGCCGTGCTGTCCACGGTGGTCGTGCTGTGGGGCGGCGCGGCGTTCTTCGCGCGTGGCTGGCAGTCGCTCAAGCCGTGGTCGCCGAACATGTACACGCTCATTGCGTTGGGTACGGGCGTGGCATGGCTCTATAGCGCCGTGGCATTCCTTGCGCCATCGCTGTTCCCGGCGGGCTTCCAAGATATGCATGGTCGCGTGGGCGTGTATTTCGAATCGGCCGCAGTGATCGTGACGCTAGTGACGCTGGGTGATTTCCTCGAACTGCGTGCGCGCCGACGTACGGGGGCAGCGCTCAAGGCCTTGCTGGAACTGGCGCCAAAGACGGCACGCCGCGTGAGTGCCGATGGAAGCGAGCACGACGTGCCGCTTGAGGACGTGCATGCTGGCGACACATTGCGTGTTCGCCCGGGTGAGAAGGTGCCGGTGGATGGCGTGGTGCTTGATGGCAACAGCCATGTCGACGAATCCATGCTCACCGGCGAACCGCTGCCCGTAGGCAAGGCCAAGGGTGACCGGATCACCGGCGGCACCGTGAATCAGGATGGTGCCTTGCTGATGCGCGCCGAGAAGGTGGGCGCCGAAACCATGCTGTCGCAGATTGTCTCGCTTGTCGCTCAGGCGCAACGCAGCAAGGCGCCACTGCAACGCGTGGCGGATCGTGTTGCGGCGTGGTTTGTGCCGGCTGTGGTTGCCGTGGCCGTGTTGGCGTTTGCGTTGTGGGCCTGGCTTGGTCCAGACCCTAAGCTAGCGTATGCGCTGATCTCGGCGGTGTCGGTGCTGATCATTGCCTGCCCGTGTGCGCTTGGTCTTGCCACGCCGATCTCCATCATGGTGGCGAGTGGTCGGGCGGCGCAGAACGGTGTGCTGTTTCGAGACGCGTCAGCCATCGAGTCGCTGCGCGATATCGATACGTTGGTGGTGGACAAGACCGGCACGCTGACTGAGGGCAAACCCACACTGAAGGATGTGGTGAGCCTGGGCGGATATCCGCGAGCGCAGTTGCTCGCGATGGCGGCGGCATTGGAGCGTCCCAGCGAGCATCCGTTGGCCCGTGCGATTCTCGCTGGCGCCGCGTCGGAAGGGTTAGCGGTTCCGGCGGTCGCGCATTTTCGCACTTTGACCGGCGCAGGCGTGGAAGGCGAGGTGGATGGCCATGCAATTGCACTTGGCAATCTGCGTCTGCTGTCGAATGCGGGTGTGCAGCCTGACACGGCCGTTATGGCGAAGGCCGATGCGTTGCGTAGCGAGGGTGCGACAGTGATGTTCCTGACGGTCGACGGCGCGCTCGCCGGCCTTATCGCCGTAGCGGATCGCGTCAAGGCGAGCACGCCGCAGGCTATCCGCGACCTGCATGCGGCTGGTCTGCGCATCGTGATGCTGACCGGCGATAACCTCGCCACCGCGAAAGCTGTTGCCGGTTCGTTGGGCATCGACGAAGTGCATGCGGACGTCTCACCGGCCGACAAGGCCGCGGTGATCCAGCAGTTGCGCGCACAGGGGCGGCGCGTGGCGATGGCCGGCGACGGTATCAATGACGCGCCTGCACTGGCGCTGGCAGACGTCGGCATCGCCATGGGTACCGGCACCGACATCGCTATGGAAAGTGCGCAGGTCACGTTGGTGAAGGGCGAACTCACCGCCATCGTGCGTGCCCGGACGTTGTCGCAGGCCACGGTGAAGAATATCCGCCAGAACCTGTTCTTTGCCTTCGTTTACAACGCCGTGGGTGTGCCTCTCGCAGCTGGTCTGCTGTATCCACTGATGGGCGTGATGCTGTCGCCCATGGTCGCAGCGTTGGCAATGAGTCTGTCTTCGGTGTCGGTGGTCAGCAATGCGCTGCGCCTGCGCCGCGTGGCCTTGTGA
- a CDS encoding ketosteroid isomerase-related protein produces MSSSIALVARYYDAFNRGDWEAMLDCLTDDVAHDINQGHRETGRDTFRTFLGRMNRCYREELRDIVLMANAEGTHAAAEYVVHGQYLADDEGLPPARGQRYVLPGGAFFDIRDERIARISNYYNLQDWIAQVSG; encoded by the coding sequence ATGTCCTCCAGCATCGCCCTGGTCGCTCGCTACTACGACGCGTTCAATCGTGGCGACTGGGAAGCCATGCTCGATTGCCTCACGGATGACGTGGCGCATGACATCAACCAGGGTCATCGTGAAACGGGCCGGGACACGTTCCGCACGTTTCTCGGCCGCATGAACCGCTGCTACCGCGAAGAGCTGCGTGACATCGTGCTGATGGCGAATGCCGAGGGCACGCACGCAGCCGCCGAGTACGTGGTACACGGCCAGTACCTGGCCGACGACGAGGGGCTGCCGCCAGCGCGCGGCCAGCGTTATGTATTGCCGGGCGGCGCGTTCTTCGACATCCGCGACGAGCGCATCGCGCGCATCAGCAATTACTACAACCTGCAGGACTGGATCGCGCAGGTCTCCGGTTAA
- a CDS encoding GNAT family N-acetyltransferase — MTVRILTCVGEAVRPHLKALANLRIAVFRDYPYLYDGDMAYEQRYLDAYARSRRSVFVLALDGEDVVGCSTGIPLVDEIPAIQQPFIGRGMMLSEVFYFGESVLLPAYRGQGIGHRFFDARERHARALPGYGWTGFCAVERAANDPRQPAGYRPNDAFWIKRGYWRQDDMFCTLDWTEIDALESTPHRMRFWLRPLDESVSHP; from the coding sequence ATGACGGTGCGCATCCTCACCTGCGTCGGCGAGGCAGTGCGGCCGCACCTTAAGGCGCTGGCCAATTTGCGCATCGCGGTGTTCCGTGACTATCCCTATCTCTATGACGGGGACATGGCCTATGAGCAGCGTTATCTGGATGCCTATGCGCGTTCCCGACGCAGCGTGTTCGTTCTGGCGCTGGATGGCGAGGACGTTGTCGGTTGCTCGACAGGCATTCCATTGGTTGACGAGATCCCCGCCATCCAACAGCCGTTTATCGGTCGCGGCATGATGCTCAGCGAGGTGTTCTACTTCGGCGAGTCGGTACTGTTGCCGGCGTACCGTGGGCAGGGCATCGGGCATCGTTTCTTCGATGCGCGCGAGCGCCATGCACGCGCGTTGCCCGGATATGGTTGGACGGGGTTCTGCGCGGTGGAGCGCGCCGCGAATGATCCACGCCAGCCTGCGGGATACCGCCCTAACGACGCGTTCTGGATAAAACGCGGCTATTGGCGGCAGGACGATATGTTCTGCACGCTGGATTGGACCGAAATCGACGCCCTCGAATCTACCCCTCACCGCATGCGCTTCTGGCTGCGCCCACTGGATGAAAGCGTCTCCCACCCATGA
- a CDS encoding sensor histidine kinase, translated as MRTRLGETSFGQVHIMCGGVASVKLGPVLVGVASYLAWRMTLPLILATLVVMPWLIRRAISGVREVAEQARAINIDERSARLADQAVPRELQPMVQAFNAALERLNEGYEARDRFLVDAAHELRAPIAILEARIETLVAGASRSRLLADVARLSNLAEQLLDLQRLSRPQDAFEPLDLVALSSEVAADVAPMVVDAGYELALDAPDAHVMVMGDRMALSRALTNLLQNAIAHGGGRGVITIVVKEDGTLGVSDQGPGVPVDERHRIFDPFYRLRPSSTGAGLGLHLVQEIIVLHRGRVEVTEADGGGACFRLWLPRCGDTA; from the coding sequence ATGCGCACCCGCCTTGGTGAGACCTCGTTTGGACAGGTGCACATCATGTGCGGCGGCGTCGCGTCGGTGAAGCTCGGACCTGTGCTCGTTGGAGTGGCCAGCTATCTTGCCTGGCGCATGACGTTGCCGCTTATATTGGCTACGTTGGTCGTCATGCCATGGCTCATTCGTCGCGCCATATCAGGCGTCCGAGAGGTAGCCGAGCAAGCGCGGGCGATCAATATTGATGAGCGTAGTGCGCGATTGGCTGACCAGGCGGTACCCCGCGAGCTGCAACCTATGGTGCAGGCCTTCAACGCAGCGCTTGAGCGACTCAATGAAGGCTACGAAGCGCGTGATCGCTTCCTTGTCGATGCCGCGCACGAGCTGCGCGCACCGATTGCCATCCTGGAAGCTCGCATCGAGACACTGGTGGCTGGCGCATCCCGGAGCCGGCTGCTGGCCGACGTGGCACGGTTGTCCAATCTCGCGGAACAGCTGCTCGACCTGCAACGACTGAGCCGGCCACAAGATGCGTTCGAGCCGCTTGACCTGGTGGCTCTGTCGAGCGAAGTGGCTGCGGATGTGGCGCCGATGGTTGTTGACGCGGGCTACGAACTGGCCTTGGATGCACCGGATGCCCACGTGATGGTCATGGGCGATCGCATGGCCTTGTCGCGCGCCCTGACAAATTTGCTTCAGAACGCCATTGCCCATGGTGGCGGTCGGGGCGTGATCACGATTGTCGTTAAGGAAGACGGCACGCTTGGCGTGAGTGATCAGGGGCCTGGTGTTCCCGTTGATGAGCGACACCGCATCTTTGACCCTTTCTATCGCCTGCGTCCCAGCAGTACCGGCGCGGGGCTCGGCCTGCATTTGGTGCAGGAAATCATCGTGCTGCATCGCGGACGAGTGGAGGTGACCGAAGCGGATGGCGGCGGCGCATGCTTTCGCCTGTGGCTTCCCCGTTGCGGGGATACTGCTTAG
- a CDS encoding SPOR domain-containing protein yields MKTRLLGAAVLIALAVLIVPMFISSSPPATTGDESVSLAIPPAPDRDLQTKTMSLTPGAAPASTAAPAPKPAASAAPVGSADQLATVNIGSSRPRDVETDPAAGQKPEPTTVTRPGSSAAQPVIPVQGKAAAAAVVAGAVATTAGKSTVPAQQEPALPAATAAHGSYSVNLSAYASTASAQSLIQRVRGLGYPANGRAINQGGKALTMVTAGPFESRAAAEAARLKITQTIPGAPARLEGGASTPTQDDPPAAKPAAAAANTAAAPSSRAGGWAVQVAAMGTQTDANALRDKLRANGFDGYVDTVNANGKQLWRVRAGPQTQRADAVRIRDQIKGKLGVDGNVVTAP; encoded by the coding sequence TTGAAAACACGTCTGCTGGGAGCTGCCGTTCTCATCGCGCTGGCTGTGCTTATCGTGCCGATGTTCATCTCCAGCAGCCCTCCAGCTACGACCGGTGACGAGTCGGTCAGCTTGGCTATCCCCCCGGCACCCGATCGTGACCTGCAGACCAAAACCATGAGCCTGACGCCCGGCGCGGCGCCGGCCTCGACGGCAGCACCGGCTCCGAAGCCGGCCGCCTCGGCTGCCCCGGTGGGTTCGGCCGACCAGTTGGCCACGGTGAACATCGGTTCCAGCCGTCCGCGTGACGTGGAGACGGACCCGGCCGCCGGGCAGAAACCGGAGCCGACCACGGTGACGCGGCCCGGTTCGAGTGCCGCCCAGCCGGTGATCCCCGTGCAGGGCAAGGCTGCCGCTGCGGCGGTCGTAGCCGGCGCCGTCGCGACGACGGCGGGCAAGTCGACCGTTCCGGCGCAGCAGGAGCCTGCTTTGCCGGCAGCGACTGCCGCCCACGGCTCCTATTCGGTCAATCTCAGCGCCTATGCGTCGACCGCCAGCGCGCAGAGCCTGATCCAGCGCGTGCGCGGCCTGGGCTATCCCGCCAATGGCCGCGCCATCAACCAGGGTGGCAAGGCGCTGACCATGGTTACCGCCGGTCCGTTCGAATCCCGTGCCGCTGCTGAGGCGGCCCGCCTGAAGATCACGCAGACCATTCCGGGTGCACCGGCCCGCCTTGAAGGCGGAGCCTCCACGCCGACGCAGGATGATCCGCCCGCCGCCAAGCCGGCGGCTGCCGCGGCCAACACAGCGGCGGCGCCGTCGTCGCGTGCCGGTGGTTGGGCCGTGCAGGTGGCTGCCATGGGTACGCAGACCGATGCCAATGCGCTGCGCGACAAGCTGCGCGCGAACGGCTTCGATGGTTATGTGGATACGGTCAATGCGAATGGTAAGCAGCTTTGGCGCGTGCGCGCCGGTCCGCAGACGCAGCGCGCA
- a CDS encoding response regulator, whose protein sequence is MRILLVEDEPEMAIALCAALQRHGMLVDTAPDLSQASEALRQNVHDLLLLDRQLPDGDGITLIRLARKYRADLPVIMLTARGALPDRVAGLDLGADDYLVKPFAIEELLARIRAISRRPSQLVLPTATVGNLTFDFSTHEAFVEGVLLPLPRRQMLVLEALFLRHGRTVRREVLQESVYDFNDEIQSNALDAHVSKLRRSLAESGARADIHVIRGIGYLLKERPDVREE, encoded by the coding sequence ATGCGTATCCTGCTGGTCGAAGACGAACCAGAAATGGCCATCGCCTTATGCGCGGCCTTGCAGCGCCACGGCATGCTGGTAGATACCGCACCGGATCTGTCGCAGGCGAGTGAAGCCTTGCGTCAAAACGTCCATGATCTGCTCCTGCTCGATCGCCAATTGCCGGATGGCGACGGCATCACGCTCATTCGGTTGGCGCGCAAGTATCGGGCAGATCTGCCTGTCATCATGCTGACGGCGCGTGGCGCGCTGCCCGATCGTGTCGCTGGCCTTGATCTTGGCGCGGATGATTATCTGGTCAAACCGTTCGCCATCGAGGAGTTGTTGGCGCGCATCCGCGCGATATCCCGACGCCCCTCACAACTGGTCTTGCCCACGGCAACCGTTGGTAACCTCACGTTCGACTTCTCCACACACGAAGCCTTTGTCGAGGGCGTCCTATTGCCGCTTCCACGACGTCAAATGCTGGTGCTGGAGGCACTGTTTCTGCGGCATGGCCGTACCGTCCGCCGCGAAGTGCTTCAGGAGTCGGTGTATGACTTCAATGACGAGATTCAGTCCAATGCGCTGGATGCTCACGTTTCAAAATTGCGCCGTTCATTGGCCGAATCCGGTGCGCGTGCCGATATTCATGTCATTCGCGGCATCGGCTATCTGCTGAAGGAGCGTCCCGATGTTCGCGAGGAGTAA